Genomic window (Leptolyngbya sp. 'hensonii'):
AGTCAGGGGAACCCCTGCCTGGATCAGGGCTGCTAGCAGGGCTGCTGCATCTTCTCGGTTTCCAGAAAAATTTACCTTGAGGCTGGCCTGATCGGGCAGGATTTCGATTTCCTCAACCTGAGACCAGTGCCGGAGTTCAGAGCGCAAAGTTTGCAAATCTCCTAAGGTAGACAGGACAATTTGCTGGCGGCTGAGGCGGCTATACAAATCCTGGAGAGGGGCACTTTCCACCAGAAAGCCCAGTTCCATGATGCCAATACAGGTACAGAGCTCTGCTAGGTCACTCAGCACATGGGACGAAATCAGAATCGACATTCCAGCTTCCTGCAGGGCACGAATGATATCCCGAAACTGCATCCGGGCGATCGGATCGAGGCCCGAAACGGGTTCATCCAGCAATAACACCAACGGCTCATGGACGATCGTCCGGGCTAAACTGAGCCGTTGCTTCATGCCTCGGGACAGGGTGGCGATCAAACTATGACGCTTGTGGGTCAATTGCACCAGTTCCAGCACCTCTTTGATGCGCTGGGTACGGCGAGGTTCCCGCAACTTGTACAGGCGGGCAAAATAGTCCAGGTAGTCCCAGACTTTCAGATCGTCGTAGAGGGGGAAATCATCGGGCAGATAGCCAATACAGCGTTTCAGACTGGGGTGATGGCGATCGTGACGGGAGAGTTCGCCATTGATGCGGATTTCCCCCTTGGAGGGTTCCTCGGCCATGGCCAACATCCGGATTAAGGTCGTTTTGCCTGCCCCATTCGGTCCCATCAGCCCATAGACTGAAGCCGCTTCAATGTGGATATCCACATCATTGACCGCAATGTGGCGATCGTACTGCTTGGTTAAGCCCTGGGTCGAGATGACCAATTCTGCAGCCATAAAAGAGAACGGTGAGATTAAGGATTAGCTTAATCGTTCCCTACACGATCGTTCAGAGTTTTTTCGGATGGTATTTTTACGGCGCTGTCTGTGGTACAGGAGGGATAGCCGGTTTCAGCCCAGCCTGGGGAACTACAGGCAGGGAATCGACCAGTTGGGCCAGGTTGGCTTCAAATTGGATGCCTGGGCCTTGCCGATGCGCAACCGCTATCTCTACCCGGGAGTCTTGGCTAAATTGTTGCACAGGGACTGACTCTGGAATGGGTTGACTGCCCTGACTGGAACGAACCCCAGCCTGATTAGGGCCAGGGCTGACCCTATTGGTCAGAACCGCCTCAACAGAGGTGCCCAGGGTCAGGTGTTCTGAGAGGAAATCTGCTTCCGGGCTGAGCTTGATCAAGGTCTCTGAAATTCCCAGGTTGGCAACCTCCACGATCGCTTGCTGGAGAGACTGATCCAACTGGGCCATTGCCAGATCCAGAAAACTGCTGGGATCAACAGACACCCAGCCTTCCGAGGTCCACTGACGCAACTCAAAGTGCAGGTGAGGCCCTGTGGAATCGCCAGTACTACCGACCAGACCGATCACCTCTCCCTGTTTAACCCACTCACCCTGCCGAACAAAGATTTCTGAAAGGTGACCATACAGGGTTTCCTGCTGGGCCTGATTGTGGTCGATCACTACCGCTAAGCCATACCCACCCAGAACATCCGCCACAGTCACCTGGCCGGAATAGGCAGCCAAAACGGGGGTTCCCATGGGAGCTCCCAAATCTGTCCCGGAGTGGAAGCGCATATCTCCAGTGATGGGGTGAGTCCGCCAGCCGAATAGGGAGGTAATGGGTGCCGGAATTGACAGCGGGAAGAGTAAGTTGAGATTATTATTACCCAGACGACCGATCGGGCGAACCGAGCGATTGTAAGCTGAAGCCGAATCCAGGGGCGCGATCGGCATTAGAGAAAAGTTGGGTCTCAGGGTGTTGTAGGAAAGGGCCGTCCGGCGATTGGGGGGGACCAGAGGCACCGGTGAGATAGAGCGATTGGCCCAGGTGGCAGCAGCCGTCTGACGGACAGATTCAGGCCCAGGGTAGCTTGAAGCAGAGGACGATCGGGCGGGAGTACAGAGTCCATTGGGCACTTCCTGCCCGGACTGCAGCACAGTCTGACACCCACTGGACCGTTCGTTGAGGACAACCGAGCTGGGTGCCTCATAGGGGGTAGCCCCCAGGTTATAGCGGGTCTTATCGATATAGGCATCTCCGGGGGCCGGAGCTGTTGCTGCCGGAACTGCCGGATCACCAATAGGAATAGCCGTTTCGGGCGAGGGGGCAACGGGTAGGACAGAGGTGGGTGGGTCGTAGGAGGGAGGCTGGATGGGAATCTGGGGTTCAGCCACCCGGACCGGGGCTGGACTGGAGGGAGCAGGCTCTGCGATCGGTGCAGGCTGAGCCGGGGCAACCGGAGCAACCCCAGTTTCCTGGGGAGCCTGAGGTGAGAGTTCCGGTGGGGTTTGGGCCCAGATTATGCCACTGCTGAGAAGACTGAAACTTCCCACAACACCCAGGCTACGAAGCCAGAGGGATGGCCGATAAGGAGTATGGGGTGCAGGGTGGCTGGAATTGATTGGCTCTGTCATGAATCAGTCCTTACAGACGCTAGATGCTTGAATTCAGATCTGTGGTTAGGGAAATGCCAGTTCTACAAGTGAAAGAAACTGGACTGGACCGGGCAATCCCTCTGGTTCCTTGAGAGACCTACCCTGATGCTTTGCTCAAGCAGATGGTGTCCGTCTTATGCAAATCATTGCGTAACGTTACAGAATTTAATCGGACACAGGGCTACCCTGCATCCTACTTTTGGATGAGTCAGGATGGTCTGGACCACCATAACCCAAACTGATTGTACCGGGCTTCAACCAGATTTTTGTTTCAACATCTTCAGAAGCAACTCCATCAGGGCCAGAAGTTAAATGATCAGGATCCGGTTGTAACCGAACCTGCAACTCTCCAGTCGGAGAAACACCGGTAATAGTTCCCGATCGCCCTTCGATCACCACAGAGTCTCCCAGGTTAACTAGGAACTCCAGGTAGGCGGTGAGTAGGGACTGGATAGCTTGAGATTGGCGAAATTCCTGCCCCAGAACGATCCCGTACAACACTAGAGCCGCCAATTCTTCTAGTGAGTTCAATGGCGTGGCAGATGCATTGGCCCAGAATGTTTGTAGATTGATACCTGATTTGGGCACCGGATTATTCCAGTTAAGGCCCACGCCCACAACGGCCTGGGTGATCCGTCCCTGTTGAATTCTGGTTTCCGTGAGGATTCCACCCAGTTTTCGAGCCTGTAGCACCAGATCGTTCGGCCATTTTAATTGGACTGGAACCCCCACCAACCGTAGACTGGATGCAATCCCCCAGGCCGTGGCGAAGGTGAGTTGAGCGGCCTCTGTTGCCTCCAGTTCGGGAGCCAACCCGATCGACAGATAGAGTCCCCCCGGGGCGGACTTCCACTGCCGCCCCCACTGCCCCCTGCCAGCCTGCTGCTCCAGGGCAATGACTACGGTGCCTGAAGTGGCTCCCTGCTGCAACAGTTCCCAAGCTGTCTGGTTGGTAGAGGGCAGAGTAGGAAACAGATGCAGTGCTAAAGTGGCAGGTTGGAGGGTTGAGTGGGCCAGATTCGGACTGCGTTC
Coding sequences:
- a CDS encoding ABC transporter ATP-binding protein, which encodes MAAELVISTQGLTKQYDRHIAVNDVDIHIEAASVYGLMGPNGAGKTTLIRMLAMAEEPSKGEIRINGELSRHDRHHPSLKRCIGYLPDDFPLYDDLKVWDYLDYFARLYKLREPRRTQRIKEVLELVQLTHKRHSLIATLSRGMKQRLSLARTIVHEPLVLLLDEPVSGLDPIARMQFRDIIRALQEAGMSILISSHVLSDLAELCTCIGIMELGFLVESAPLQDLYSRLSRQQIVLSTLGDLQTLRSELRHWSQVEEIEILPDQASLKVNFSGNREDAAALLAALIQAGVPLTEFHSTQEDLESIFMKLEHQQSS
- a CDS encoding M23 family metallopeptidase, with the translated sequence MTEPINSSHPAPHTPYRPSLWLRSLGVVGSFSLLSSGIIWAQTPPELSPQAPQETGVAPVAPAQPAPIAEPAPSSPAPVRVAEPQIPIQPPSYDPPTSVLPVAPSPETAIPIGDPAVPAATAPAPGDAYIDKTRYNLGATPYEAPSSVVLNERSSGCQTVLQSGQEVPNGLCTPARSSSASSYPGPESVRQTAAATWANRSISPVPLVPPNRRTALSYNTLRPNFSLMPIAPLDSASAYNRSVRPIGRLGNNNLNLLFPLSIPAPITSLFGWRTHPITGDMRFHSGTDLGAPMGTPVLAAYSGQVTVADVLGGYGLAVVIDHNQAQQETLYGHLSEIFVRQGEWVKQGEVIGLVGSTGDSTGPHLHFELRQWTSEGWVSVDPSSFLDLAMAQLDQSLQQAIVEVANLGISETLIKLSPEADFLSEHLTLGTSVEAVLTNRVSPGPNQAGVRSSQGSQPIPESVPVQQFSQDSRVEIAVAHRQGPGIQFEANLAQLVDSLPVVPQAGLKPAIPPVPQTAP
- a CDS encoding biotin--[acetyl-CoA-carboxylase] ligase, with the protein product MGFDRDQFDAALRSWWERSPNLAHSTLQPATLALHLFPTLPSTNQTAWELLQQGATSGTVVIALEQQAGRGQWGRQWKSAPGGLYLSIGLAPELEATEAAQLTFATAWGIASSLRLVGVPVQLKWPNDLVLQARKLGGILTETRIQQGRITQAVVGVGLNWNNPVPKSGINLQTFWANASATPLNSLEELAALVLYGIVLGQEFRQSQAIQSLLTAYLEFLVNLGDSVVIEGRSGTITGVSPTGELQVRLQPDPDHLTSGPDGVASEDVETKIWLKPGTISLGYGGPDHPDSSKSRMQGSPVSD